A part of Pseudoliparis swirei isolate HS2019 ecotype Mariana Trench chromosome 8, NWPU_hadal_v1, whole genome shotgun sequence genomic DNA contains:
- the dsc2l gene encoding desmocollin 2-like protein — protein sequence MTGRLRPGLPGPPPCSTLLHRAPSRATSAGPDECLLQSADEPNPRQPCSAVAGLQLPADQVRPKIKKKFFTKMANVLLFYFSSVLLLSRVESCSIPSSHYVIVSSPLLPGSLVATVPLARCDPGSTRLSSSDPSFAVSSSGVIQTVTTVPVSAEGRTFYVRARDGSGPGSEMVVHLVHVVLPGRKKVQEHYLKRSKRRWSPPPFNILENLEAVYPKKIEMIVSDSEAVQRVFYTISGPGVDQPPIGVFSLNKTGTMFLLKKVDREEYPKFILVVRVFNIRTGAETDAPLPITIEVDDVNDNAPTFKDPLQFTVAEKSDAGTVVGKVNAVDRDQAGSLHVKIRYSLKTGMDLFAINSATGIITTVTNTLDRELKDKHLVVVEIKDMDGAVNGLFNTGTATITVGDINDNAPTFTKTSYAADVKENENGKLVLRIPVEDKDLKPTPNWIAKFVITKGNEDGHFRMETDPKTNEGLLYVAKPLDHEKNPSVHLEIAAQNEAGLADGAAKWMSVPVVVTVLNEDEGPVFSAPTVRFSVKENSANGSLIGSYIALDPETKSSSGIKYYKISDPASWVKVDKNNGELRVANTIDRESHFVQDGIYNITMRAVDASAKTGTGTVIIIVEDVNDHMPAIPTSELILCEKDGEMGSVVVVAEDTDETPFSSPFSFRLPSDHDGKWSVTSFNDTAATLQQRKELPTGKHLVQLDVKDLQGSGKTQTATVRICRCRSGACLVNPNSVSLGPMALLAMLLPLFLLLLLGLLCAFFCSTKKQKHEFVDVGDSGGILLKSNIESPGEEVDSSLINIPITGTESGVKGSVKGFASGNKGWVTSNGSGTMGTKSMHENGLYNDVVTSDMDQFYSSQFNNQYGAQSFGGNYMGNSEGFDNRHLAQDTTLIHNWQTNGRYLHEKLGYFGTEEDGRFADDIAHAYGFEGVGSAAGSVGCCSDIGDDDNLDFLSALGPKFKTLGEVCRKT from the exons ATGACAGGGAGGCTGAGACCTGG TCTGCCCGGCCCTCCACCctgctccaccctcctccaccgcGCCCCGTCCAGAGCAACAAGTGCGGGACCGGACGAGTGTCTTCTTCAGAGCGCAGACGAACCAAACCCCCGTCAACCGTGCTCCGCCGTCGCCGGACTTCAGCTCCCCGCCGACCAAGTCCgtccaaaaattaaaaaaaagttcttcACAAAAATGGCGAACGTTTTACTTTTCTACTTCAGCTCGGTGTTG CTCCTGTCCCGTGTGGAGTCGTGTTCGATACCGAGCTCCCACTACGTCATTGTGTCGTCCCCACTTCTACCTGGATCCCTTGTCGCTACAG TTCCTCTCGCCCGCTGCGACCCCGGCTCCACGCGCCTGTCTTCGAGCGACCCGAGCTTCGCGGTATCGAGCAGCGGGGTGATACAAACCGTAACGACCGTGCCGGTGTCGGCGGAAGGGCGGACATTTTATGTAAGGGCTCGGGACGGCAGCGGACCGGGAAGCGAGATGGTCGTTCACCTGGTTCACGTCGTACTGCCCGGAAGAAAGAAG GTGCAGGAGCACTACCTGAAACGCTCCAAGAGACGTTGGAGTCCCCCTCCCTTCAACATATTGGAGAACCTGGAGGCAGTTTAtccaaaaaaaattgaaatg ATCGTGTCGGACTCGGAGGCCGTGCAGAGAGTGTTCTACACCATCAGTGGACCCGGCGTCGACCAGCCTCCAATTGGGGTGTTCAGCCTGAACAAAACTGGGACGATGTTTTTGCTCAAGAAAGTTGATCGCGAGGAGTACCCAAAATTCATT TTAGTCGTCAGAGTGTTCAACATACGAACCGGGGCGGAGACGGACGCTCCTCTGCCAATCACGATAGAGGTGGATGACGTGAACGACAACGCTCCGACGTTCAAAGATCCGCTGCAGTTTACCGTGGCTGAGAAGAGCGATGCAG GCACAGTGGTGGGGAAGGTGAACGCCGTAGACCGAGACCAAGCTGGATCCCTCCACGTGAAGATCAGGTATTCTCTTAAAACAGGAATGGACCTGTTTGCCATTAACTCAGCAACAGGTATCATCACCACGGTAACCAACACCCTGGACAGAGAG TTAAAAGACAAGCACTTGGTGGTCGTAGAAATCAAAGATATGGACGGCGCAGTAAACGGTCTGTTCAACACGGGCACCGCAACCATTACCGTGGGCGACATCAACGACAACGCACCGACTTTCACAAAAACATCA TATGCGGCCGACGTCAAAGAAAACGAAAACGGAAAACTCGTCCTTCGAATTCCCGTTGAAGATAAGGATTTAAAACCCACGCCCAACTGGATTGCCAAATTTGTCATCACGAAAGGAAATGAAGATGGACATTTCAGAATGGAGACCGACCCGAAAACCAACGAGGGGCTCCTGTACGTCGCAAAG CCCTTGGATCACGAGAAGAACCCGAGCGTCCATCTTGAGATCGCGGCGCAGAACGAAGCCGGCCTGGCCGACGGCGCGGCCAAATGGATGTCCGTCCCCGTGGTGGTCACCGTCCTCAACGAAGACGAGGGTCCAGTGTTCTCCGCCCCGACCGTGCGCTTCAGCGTCAAAGAGAACTCGGCCAACGGCTCGCTGATCGGGAGTTACATCGCTCTCGATCCCGAGACCAAGAGCAGCAGCGGCATCAA GTATTACAAGATCTCAGACCCCGCCTCCTGGGTCAAGGTGGACAAAAACAACGGCGAGCTGAGGGTGGCCAACACCATCGACAGAGAGTCACATTTTGTCCAGGATGGAATTTACAACATCACCATGAGGGCTGTTGACGCCA GTGCCAAGACGGGAACGGGGACGGTCATCATCATCGTGGAGGACGTCAACGACCACATGCCGGCGATCCCCACCAGCGAGCTGATCCTGTGCGAGAAGGACGGAGAGATGGGCTCGGTCGTGGTCGTGGCCGAGGACACCGACGAGACGCCTTTCTCGTCCCCCTTCAGCTTCAGATTGCCGAGTGATCACGACGGAAAATGGTCCGTGACCAGTTTCAATG ATACAGCAGCTACGTTGCAGCAGAGGAAGGAGCTTCCTACTGGAAAACACCTGGTGCAGCTGGACGTGAAAGATCTGCAGGGCTCCGGTAAAACGCAGACGGCAACGGTGAGGATCTGCCGCTGCAGGAGCGGAGCCTGCCTCGTCAACCCCAACTCCGTGTCCCTGGGGCCGATGGCTTTACTGGCTATGCTGCTGCCGCTGTTCCTCCTCCTATTGCTCG GCCTTCTGTGCGCATTTTTCTGCTCgacaaagaaacagaaacatgAATTCGTGGATGTCGGAGACAGCGGTGGAATCCTGCTCAAATCAAACATCGAGTCCCCGGGGGAAGAAGTG GATTCAAGTCTCATCAATATTCCCATTACAGGGACAGAGTCCGGAGTGAAAGGCTCCGTTAAGGGTTTTGCTAGCGGGAACAAGGGATGGGTGACAAGCAACGGCTCGGGCACCATGGGAACCAAAAGCATGCACGAGAACGGGCTGTACAACGACGTCGTCACATCCGATATGGACCAATTCTACTCGAGCCAGTTCAACAACCAGTACGGCGCCCAGTCGTTCGGAGGGAACTACATGGGCAACAGCGAAGGCTTCGACAACCGGCACCTCGCCCAGGACACGACCCTCATTCACAACTGGCAAACCAACGGCCGCTATCTCCACGAG AAGCTGGGCTACTTCGGCACCGAGGAGGACGGGCGCTTCGCCGACGACATCGCCCACGCCTACGGCTTCGAGGGGGTGGGCTCCGCGGCCGGCTCCGTGGGATGCTGCAGCGACATCGGCGACGACGACAACCTCGACTTCCTGAGCGCGCTCGGGCCCAAGTTCAAGACTCTCGGCGAGGTCTGCAGGAAGACATGA
- the dsg2l gene encoding desmoglein-2-like protein, with product MAPLVKWISFILLATFLSLVPVGAEGKGPVLRRQKREWIVAPRQLYEAHDYTGLESIAKIRSDKVNYTRVFYTLSGPGVDKPPVGVFGIDRNTGFVKIYSILDREAIPVYKLKGIATFADGNRAENDIDLNIIVLDVNDCPPVFKVQQVGSVSESSAAGTVVMKVIATDDDEKNTLHSKMYYSIVEQSSSAGMFFINSQTGEVQVRQNTLDRERQDTYRLQVKASDLNGQAGGNTGTGEIVVTILDINDNIPTLEKESYEGSVQENTVNTEVLRIKAIDMDMIHTDNWLAVFEIVSGNEAGYFSITTDSMTNEGIITIHKALDYEEQKLVNLQVAVSNKAAYSFGSGSSTGSATQKAYRVNINVINEKEGPRFQPSVKVVTISEDHTTVSIKEVIANYAAIDSDTLQIATNVRYAKIKDDDNWLIIDEKTGDIKLNKLPDRESTFLINGTYYAKIICSTNEVPSKTATGTIAIQVEDFNDHCPQLTATSQIMCVEENVIYATAVDEDKFPNSAPFEFTVIQGSKKEKWTVEHFNDTTAILRDNANLWPGSYKVAVEVRDQQGKSCADVQTVDVIVCNCDTSTKSCMSRTTKTVGFGASGVLLLLLGLLLLLLLPLLLLFCLCGGAAALGDFKAIPFDTKQQLISYHTEGQGEDREVPLLNAAGDLGTMNAKNINTYEGKGFLGGLVEQGGAAGGSGARHTSIVTTENLNQYNQYRHTSGQVGMDHTDAGMMTGHRQMGSQYMVGIFDGMALSDQFLGEYYSSKSNHAAQQSQKDAFLIYDYEGQESLAGSVGCCSLLDNDNDLAFLNDLGPKFKTLAQICQESTLVTESVDAQVSFPPPRPVSPVWPSTSTHTHVSTHMETIRNRDHMNINTLNTSNVASGSSTIVQRERITERAQGSATSPTVLIQDNIMVPSQTMLIQQPTMYYAATPMYVVEPNPQMVLVAGGTQQAVGQVGHVEISQGLVQVGGMQGTQSLVQVGGLQGTQGLVQVGGLQGTQGLVQVGGLQGTQGLVQVGGLQRTQGLVQVGGLQGTQGLVQVGGLQGTQSLVQVGGLQGTQGLVQVGGLQGSQGVVLVDRHVGMGGVTGQVAQGLSQGTLSRSRQVFVVENGSSGEEHGVSLAQGSGQTGSAEQGPEIRGQGFQVQSSSFSLATHGSSASNEDFALTATPRLQGSQRVAVQHKKVSITERNIA from the exons ATGGCTCCACTGGTGAAATGGATCTCTTTCATTCTGCTGGCGACATTCCTCTCT CTGGTCCCTGTGGGGGCAGAAGGAAAAGGGCCAGTGCTccggagacagaagagagagtgGATCGTGGCTCCCAGACAGCTGTACGAGGCCCATGACTACACCGGCTTGGAGAGTATCGCTAAA ATTCGCTCTGATAAGGTCAACTACACGAGGGTATTTTATACCCTATCGGGGCCTGGCGTCGACAAGCCCCCTGTAGGTGTATTCGGTATCGACCGTAACACTGGCTTTGTGAAAATCTATTCCATCCTGGACCGAGAGGCGATCCCTGTCTATAAG TTGAAAGGCATTGCAACGTTCGCCGATGGGAACAGAGCAGAAAACGATATCGATCTCAACATCATCGTCTTGGATGTGAACGACTGCCCACCCGTCTTTAAAGTACAGCAAGTCGGATCCGTCAGTGAATCGAGTGCAGCAG GTACTGTTGTGATGAAAGTCATCGCGACGGATGATGACGAAAAGAACACACTCCACTCCAAGATGTACTATAGCATTGTGGAGCAGAGCAGCTCAGCTGGGATGTTCTTCATCAACTCTCAGACCGGGGAGGTCCAAGTTCGACAGAACACTCTGGACAGGGAG AGACAAGATACGTATAGGTTGCAGGTAAAAGCCTCGGACTTGAATGGACAAGCCGGAGGAAACACAGGAACCGGAGAAATCGTGGTCACCATTCTGGACATAAACGACAATATTCCAACCCTGGAGAAAGAATCG TATGAAGGCAGTGTGCAGGAGAACACGGTCAACACGGAGGTGTTGAGGATCAAAGCCATCGACATGGATATGATTCACACTGACAACTGGCTCGCCGTGTTTGAAATTGTCTCGGGGAATGAGGCTGGCTATTTCAGCATCACCACGGATTCGATGACCAATGAAGGAATTATCACCATTCACAAG GCCTTGGACTATGAGGAGCAAAAGTTGGTCAACTTGCAAGTGGCTGTTTCCAACAAAGCGGCGTACAGTTTCGGCAGCGGGTCTTCAACAGGGTCCGCGACCCAAAAGGCCTACCGCGTCAACATCAACGTGATCAATGAGAAGGAAGGCCCCCGGTTCCAACCGAGCGTCAAAGTGGTGACTATCTCCGAGGACCACACCACCGTCTCCATCAAAGAAGTAATCGCCAACTACGCTGCCATTGACAGCGACACGCTGCAGATAGCCACCAACGTAAG GTACGCTAAAATCAAAGATGATGACAACTGGTTGATTATAGATGAAAAAACCGGCGATATCAAGCTGAATAAACTACCCGACAGAGAGTCCACGTTCTTGATCAATGGAACGTATTATGCCAAAATCATCTGCAGCACCAACG AGGTTCCCTCAAAAACTGCCACAGGGACCATAGCCATCCAGGTGGAGGACTTTAACGACCACTGTCCGCAACTGACCGCTACATCTCAGATCATGTGTGTCGAGGAAAATGTGATCTACGCCACGGCCGTAGACGAAGACAAGTTCCCCAATTCTGCACCATTCGAGTTCACTGTGATTCAGGGCAGCAAAAAGGAGAAATGGACAGTGGAGCATTTTAATG aTACCACGGCCATTCTGCGAGACAATGCCAACTTGTGGCCAGGCTCCTACAAAGTGGCGGTGGAGGTCAGAGACCAGCAGGGAAAGTCGTGCGCTGATGTTCAGACCGTGGACGTAATTGTGTGTAATTGCGACACCAGCACCAAAAGCTGTATGTCGCGCACTACAAAGACGGTCGGTTTTGGAGCTTCGGGTGTCCTGCTTCTGCTCCtgggactgctgctgctgctgt TGCTtcccctgctgctgctgttctgcCTGTGCGGCGGTGCAGCAGCTCTTGGAGAtttcaaggccattccattTGATACAAAACAACAGCTCATCTCATATCACACCGAGGGACAGGGAGAAGACAGG GAAGTTCCTCTCCTGAATGCGGCGGGGGATCTTGGCACAATGAATGCCAAGAACATCAACACCTATGAGGGAAAGGGGTTCCTCGGGGGACTGGTTGAACAGGGAGGCGCCGCAGGTGGAAGCGGTGCCAGACACACTTCCATCGTGACAACCGAGAACTTGAACCAGTACAACCAGTATCGCCATACCAGTGGGCAGGTGGGGATGGACCACACGGATGCTGGCATGATGACAGGGCACAGACAAATGGGCTCCCAATACATGGTTGGGATCTTTGATGGGATGGCTCTTTCTGATCAGTTCCTGGGGGAGTATTATTCAAGT AAATCCAACCATGCTGCACAGCAATCCCAGAAGGATGCTTTTCTCATCTATGACTACGAAGGTCAGGAGTCCCTGGCAGGTTCTGTAGGTTGCTGCAGCCTTCTTGACAATGACAATGACCTTGCCTTCCTCAATGACCTTGGGCCTAAATTTAAAACCCTGGCCCAGATTTGTCAGGAGTCAACCTTGGTGACAGAGTCTGTGGATGCACAGGTTTCATTCCCTCCACCCAGGCCGGTGTCTCCCGTCtggccctccacctccacccacacacatgtCAGCACTCACATGGagacaatcaggaacagggaccaCATGAACATCAACACCCTCAACACCTCCAATGTAGCGTCTGGATCCTCCACTATCGTGCAGCGGGAGCGAATCACCGAGAGAGCTCAGGGTTCAGCCACTTCTCCCACGGTACTCATCCAAGACAATATCATGGTTCCCAGTCAGACGATGCTCATACAGCAGCCCACGATGTACTATGCTGCCACTCCCATGTATGTAGTCGAGCCCAACCCCCAAATGGTGCTAGTGGCAGGCGGGACTCAGCAGGCAGTAGGTCAAGTCGGCCATGTTGAAATAAGTCAGGGGCTGGTGCAGGTTGGTGGCATGCAAGGAACTCAGAGCCTGGTGCAGGTTGGTGGTCTACAAGGAACTCAGGGCCTGGTGCAGGTTGGTGGTCTACAAGGAACTCAGGGCCTGGTGCAGGTTGGTGGTCTACAAGGAACTCAGGGCCTAGTGCAGGTTGGTGGTCTACAAAGAACTCAGGGCCTGGTGCAGGTTGGTGGTCTGCAAGGAACTCAGGGCCTAGTGCAGGTTGGTGGTCTACAAGGAACTCAGAGCCTGGTGCAGGTTGGTGGTCTACAAGGAACTCAGGGCCTGGTGCAGGTTGGTGGCCTGCAAGGAAGTCAGGGTGTGGTCCTTGTAGATAGGCATGTAGGAATGGGTGGGGTGACGGGGCAGGTAGCACAAGGCCTTTCACAAGGAACCCTCTCCAGGTCCAGGCAAGTGTTTGTGGTGGAGAATGGGTCCTCGGGTGAGGAGCATGGTGTGAGCTTAGCCCAGGGCTCTGGTCAGACAGGGTCTGCAGAGCAGGGTCCGGAGATCAGAGGTCAAGGTTTCCAGGTTCAAAGTAGCAGTTTTTCCCTGGCTACCCATGGTTCCTCTGCGTCAAATGAGGACTTTGCTCTGACAGCCACACCCAGATTGCAGGGAAGCCAGAGAGTGGCTGTGCAACATAAGAAGGTGTCAATCACTGAGAGGAATATAGCGTAG
- the LOC130198602 gene encoding tubulin beta chain-like, whose amino-acid sequence MREIVHLQAGQCGNQIGAKFWEVISDEHGIDPSGSYQGDSDLQLERINVYYNEASGGKYVPRAVLVDLEPGTMDSVRSGPFGQLFRPDNFVFGQSGAGNNWAKGHYTEGAELVDSVMDVVRKESENCDCLQGFQLTHSLGGGTGSGMGTLLISKIREEYPDRIMNTFSVMPSPKVSDTVVEPYNATLSVHQLVENTDETFCIDNEALYDICFRTLKLTTPTYGDLNHLVSATMSGVTTCLRFPGQLNADLRKLAVNMVPFPRLHFFMPGFAPLTSRGSQQYRALTVPELTQQMFDAKNMMAACDPRHGRYLTVAAIFRGRMSMKEVDEQMLNVQNKNSSYFVEWIPNNVKTAVCDIPPRGLKMSATFIGNTTAIQELFRRISEQFTAMFRRKAFLHWYTGEGMDEMEFTEAESNMNDLVSEYQQYQDATVDEMGEYEEDEIEKEEDLRH is encoded by the exons ATGAGGGAAATAGTTCATCTCCAGGCTGGACAGTGTGGGAATCAGATTGGGGCGAAG TTCTGGGAGGTGATAAGTGACGAGCATGGCATCGACCCCTCGGGTAGTTACCAAGGTGACAGCGACCTGCAGCTGGAGAGGATAAACGTCTACTACAATGAGGcatcag gGGGCAAGTACGTCCCTCGTGCCGTTCTGGTCGACCTGGAGCCAGGAACCATGGACTCGGTGCGCTCCGGCCCATTCGGACAACTGTTCAGGCCTGACAACTTTGTCTTTG GTCAAAGTGGAGCAGGAAATAACTGGGCTAAGGGTCACTACACCGAGGGAGCGGAGCTGGTGGACTCGGTGATGGACGTGGTGAGGAAAGAGTCTGAGAACTGCGACTGCCTCCAGGGCTTCCAGCTCACCCACTCACTGGGTGGAGGCACAGGTTCAGGCATGGGTACGCTGCTCATCAGCAAGATCCGGGAGGAGTACCCGGACCGCATCATGAACACCTTCAGTGTCATGCCTTCCCCAAAGGTGTCGGACACCGTGGTGGAGCCGTACAACGCCACTCTCTCCGTCCACCAGCTGGTGGAGAACACGGACGAGACCTTCTGCATTGACAATGAGGCCCTCTACGATATTTGCTTCCGCACCCTGAAGCTGACCACGCCGACCTACGGAGACCTCAACCACCTGGTGTCCGCCACCATGAGCGGGGTGACCACCTGTCTGCGCTTCCCCGGCCAACTCAACGCCGACCTCCGTAAGCTGGCCGTCAACATGGTGCCCTTCCCCCGCTTGCATTTCTTCATGCCGGGCTTCGCGCCCCTCACGAGCCGGGGCAGTCAGCAGTACCGGGCCCTCACCGTGCCGGAGCTCACGCAGCAAATgttcgacgccaagaacatgatGGCCGCCTGTGACCCGCGGCACGGACGCTACCTCACCGTGGCGGCCATCTTCCGCGGCCGCATGTCAATGAAGGAGGTGGACGAGCAGATGCTGAATGTACAGAACAAGAACAGCAGCTACTTTGTCGAATGGATTCCCAACAATGTCAAGACGGCCGTTTGCGACATCCCTCCCCGTGGCCTGAAAATGTCCGCCACCTTCATCGGCAACACCACGGCCATCCAGGAGCTGTTCAGGAGGATCTCCGAGCAGTTCACAGCCATGTTCCGCCGAAAGGCCTTCCTCCACTGGTACACGGGCGAGGGAATGGACGAGATGGAGTTCACTGAGGCCGAGAGCAACATGAACGACCTGGTGTCTGAGTACCAGCAGTACCAGGATGCCACTGTGGATGAGATGGGTGAATATGAAGAAGACGAGATCGAGAAAGAGGAAGATCTTCGCCACTGA